The following nucleotide sequence is from Paenibacillus odorifer.
TTGATTGACATGCTCTGGATTCATAAGCTGGTGATTATTCTGTTTATGGGTTCTCTAGGATGGTTCTCGCTGAATACATCCCGCTACGGTTATCGCAAAGAAGCGCTGCTGAAGGAGTCACAGAACAAAGTGGAGCTTCTTGGCAATGAGATTGTAGTTACCTCGGATCGGCTGCATGGTGCACTTGAAGAAATCAGCCGCCATACAGAGCAGCTGCAGCAGACAGCGGATTATTCACACGCGTATGAAACGGATTTAAGGATTCGCAGCAACGAAGCTAAAGCCAATATTGAAGGGGCCTATCAGACGATGGGCGGTGTAGCTTCAGTTACAGCACATATCGAAGAATTGACGGAAAAACTAGGCTCGAATATGCAATATGCCCGGCAAGGAATGACAGCAATGGTAGATTCCCTGAGCATTGCAGATGGGGTGATGAAGGATCTGCAAACACAGAGTGGGGACATGTTAGCTAAGTTTACTACCCTGAGTAATCATATTGCGATGGTAGAGGAGATCAATACATTGATTAACTCCATTGTGAATGAGACCTCATTGCTCGCGCTGAATGCTTCTATTGAAGCGGCCCGGGCCGGTGAACAGGGCCGCGGATTTGCAGTAGTGGCCAGCCGGATTCGGCAGCTGGCTGATCAAAGCAAGAGCTCGGTAGAACGCTCCTCAGGCATCTTGCTTGACATTAATAATGGAGTACAGCAGGTGCTGGAATCCGTTACGAAAGAGCAAGTCTCAGTGGAGCGTGGGGTGAACGAGGTCGGCACGGTGAAGCTTCGACTCGATGATATCGCGTCGAGAGTAGATGAAGTAGGCAGCGCCGTGACGGAAACAATCGATGCTGCCGCGAAGCAGGGCAAGCTGATTGTAGAAGTGACAACGGAGCTGAGCGGTGCGGTGGCGATCGTGAATGAGACGATTGCCAATGTAGACCTTACGCTGGAGCAGGTGACACGGCAGCGGGATCAAATTGGGCAGCTGAACGAAGTCAGCGCCAATCTGTTAGCGGAGTCGCAATCCTTGCAGCAATCGGTTACTAGCATTGCGGGCAGAGCGGAAATTGAGATGAGCCAATATGCAGCCCGGCTTCAGGAAATGCAGAGTCTCTTGGAGACGATTTCCGCCAAGGAAGAACTTTACGCTCCAGATACTGAAGTTCATCAAGGTGTTTTGAACGCTTACATTAAGAAAATTCCAGATGTACAAGCCATTTGGTCTAATCGGACGGATGGAACCTTTATCTACTCCGAGCCAGCGGCTGGCTTGTTGAATGCTAAGCGGCGTGATTGGTGGAATGGGGCCATGAATGAAGGTGAATATGTCTCTAAACCTTACGTATCTGCGATTACGAAACGTTCTTGTATTACATTATCTAGAGCAATCCGGAATCGTCAGGGAGATGTAGTAGGCGTGGTGGGTATTGATTTAGCGGTGTAATAAAGCAACAGCAGCAAGCCCTTCTGTAGCAGAGGCTTGCTGTTTTTTTTATTCCGATGCTAACACAACTTAGCTTTAGGTAGCGCTGACCTGCAATTGCTTCCACGTTGCCTGCCAGTTTTTTTGTGCAATTCGTTTTTCATAAATAGGGAGTAAGCTTGGATTATTGTTGAAATGAGGGGTAGCCCGCAACACTACATTAATAACATCCGCAATCCCATGCGGAGCGGTTAGGATAACCTTACCGTATTCATCTAAGGAAAGCCCAAGCGCTGTAGCTGTTTCCGGAAACTTGGAGATGGCATCTACAGATGACGTATAGGGTGCAAGGTTGTTAATGGTATGCATTCTTGCTTCATTCTTAACGGACCATGGCACATGGGGATTTAAATCTCTTAGTTTTGCCTCCCATTGCTTTTCCACTTCCTCATGAAGATTGCTGCCGTCATAATAAATAACATCAATATCTGGCAAAGGGGTCCGTTCTTCAAATCCATGTAAGGTATCCCAGATTTTTGAACGTACAAACCCCGCACAAACCCACCAGTCAGGTAACTGTAGCGATCTGGCATTTTCTAAAATATCCATCATCCAGGGATCATTATGTACAAGCTGAATGATATCTGCCTCGTGTTCTATCTTGCGCAAACTGCCACCTCCTAATATTCATGCTTCCAATCTGTTAATATCATACAACAAGAGTTTCAATAGAGGTATAAAGGGACAGGCTGAATGGACAGAGGCATGAACTATCTTTATAATGAATCGACATCGAGACCTTTGGAGGCGGTGACCGTGCAATATACGTTTACTATATTACTGCAATTGTTGGAAAGAGCTGCGTTATTGCTGATGTGTCTATTTGTATTGACTCGTCTGCCGCGGTTTAAAGAGGTTTTTCAAAAAGGGAGTTACGCTCCGCAAGAGCTTGCTATTGCAACGATGATCTTCAGCTTATTTGCCATTTTCGGCACTTATAGCGGAATTAATGTGGAAGGTTCGCTTGTGAATGTACGAATTATCGCCATCGTATCTGGCGGGATTTTGTTCGGGCCATGGGTTGGACTTATAACAGGCATCATCTCAGGGGTTCACCGTTTTCTGATTGATATCGGAGGGGTAACCTCTCTTCCTTGTCTGATTACGAGTATCACCGCGGGCATAGTGTCTGGGATAATCTATCGCCGCACCTCTGGTGAGCGTCGCTGGATAGCAGGCATCTTGGCGGGAATGGCCTGTGAGGCACTGACGATGCTGCTCATTCTAGCGATGGCTCAGCCGATGTCGCTGGGTGTGGATATCGTGTCCAAGATCGCTTTTCCGATGATTATGAGCCAGATTAGTGTCGGCCTGATTGTCGTGTTAGTGCAGAGCGTGGAAGGTGAGAAGGAACGGATTGCGGCTAAGCAGTCCAAGCTGGCGCTTGATATTGCCAATAAGACCTTGCCGTATTTTCGCAATATTAACCAGGAGTCGCTGCACACCATCTGCCAGATCATCAAAGAGGATATCGGTGCAGACGCTGTAGCGATTACTGATACTCGGTTTATTCGTGCCTATGTTGGTGTGGGTGAGGAGGATTATGAGACAACTAACGATATTATCAGTGAGGAAACTAAAGTAACGTTGTCCAGTGGTGAAATTACCATCCGTAATGATGATAGTGATTACGTGAATCCGCAGATCAAGTCGCTGATCATTATTCCTTTAAAGGAAAAGGGTGAGGTGACGGGAGCGCTCAAAATCTATTACACCAAAGCCCACAAGATTACCTACTCACTTCAAGCTATGGCCGTGGGTCTGTCGCAAATGATCTCTACCTTGATGGAAGTGTCGCGGGTGGAAGGCATTAAGGAAATGGCGAACAAAGCGGAGCTGAAGGCACTGCAGACCAGCATTAACCCGCATTTTTTATTCAATGCACTGAATGCGATTGCGTCCTCGATTCGAATTAATCCGGATAAGGCGCGTGAGCTGATTGTGAATCTGTCCGGTTATATGAGATACAATCTGGAGCTTACCGATGAATTCATTGATATCAAACGAGAGCTACAGCAGGTCCAGCAATACGTAGAGATCGAAAAGGCGCGTTTTGGAAGCCGGCTTAACGTGCTTTATGATATTGATGAGGTTCAGGTTCGGATTCCGAGTCTGATCATTCAGCCGCTTGTAGAAAATGCGATTATACATGGCATACTGAAGGTAAGAGGGACAGGAACAGTAACGATTTCTGTAAAAGACCACGGGGATACCGTACGGGTGGGCATTCGCGATACCGGAGCTGGCATCAGCGAGGAAACGATAGAGAAAGTCTATACTGGCGATATGCCGGAGAATAAAATCGGGCTGTTTAATGTACACCAACGGGTAAAGCTGATCTATGGGACTGGACTTACCATTCAGAGATTGGATAAAGGGACGAACATCTTTTTTGATGTTAAAAAGGAGGACCAATGAGAGCGATCATCGTAGA
It contains:
- a CDS encoding methyl-accepting chemotaxis protein encodes the protein MQIRPNQIFVVVLLLLVSVYSLLIDMLWIHKLVIILFMGSLGWFSLNTSRYGYRKEALLKESQNKVELLGNEIVVTSDRLHGALEEISRHTEQLQQTADYSHAYETDLRIRSNEAKANIEGAYQTMGGVASVTAHIEELTEKLGSNMQYARQGMTAMVDSLSIADGVMKDLQTQSGDMLAKFTTLSNHIAMVEEINTLINSIVNETSLLALNASIEAARAGEQGRGFAVVASRIRQLADQSKSSVERSSGILLDINNGVQQVLESVTKEQVSVERGVNEVGTVKLRLDDIASRVDEVGSAVTETIDAAAKQGKLIVEVTTELSGAVAIVNETIANVDLTLEQVTRQRDQIGQLNEVSANLLAESQSLQQSVTSIAGRAEIEMSQYAARLQEMQSLLETISAKEELYAPDTEVHQGVLNAYIKKIPDVQAIWSNRTDGTFIYSEPAAGLLNAKRRDWWNGAMNEGEYVSKPYVSAITKRSCITLSRAIRNRQGDVVGVVGIDLAV
- a CDS encoding nucleotidyltransferase family protein, with the protein product MMDILENARSLQLPDWWVCAGFVRSKIWDTLHGFEERTPLPDIDVIYYDGSNLHEEVEKQWEAKLRDLNPHVPWSVKNEARMHTINNLAPYTSSVDAISKFPETATALGLSLDEYGKVILTAPHGIADVINVVLRATPHFNNNPSLLPIYEKRIAQKNWQATWKQLQVSAT
- a CDS encoding sensor histidine kinase, whose translation is MCLFVLTRLPRFKEVFQKGSYAPQELAIATMIFSLFAIFGTYSGINVEGSLVNVRIIAIVSGGILFGPWVGLITGIISGVHRFLIDIGGVTSLPCLITSITAGIVSGIIYRRTSGERRWIAGILAGMACEALTMLLILAMAQPMSLGVDIVSKIAFPMIMSQISVGLIVVLVQSVEGEKERIAAKQSKLALDIANKTLPYFRNINQESLHTICQIIKEDIGADAVAITDTRFIRAYVGVGEEDYETTNDIISEETKVTLSSGEITIRNDDSDYVNPQIKSLIIIPLKEKGEVTGALKIYYTKAHKITYSLQAMAVGLSQMISTLMEVSRVEGIKEMANKAELKALQTSINPHFLFNALNAIASSIRINPDKARELIVNLSGYMRYNLELTDEFIDIKRELQQVQQYVEIEKARFGSRLNVLYDIDEVQVRIPSLIIQPLVENAIIHGILKVRGTGTVTISVKDHGDTVRVGIRDTGAGISEETIEKVYTGDMPENKIGLFNVHQRVKLIYGTGLTIQRLDKGTNIFFDVKKEDQ